The following are encoded in a window of Vigna unguiculata cultivar IT97K-499-35 chromosome 8, ASM411807v1, whole genome shotgun sequence genomic DNA:
- the LOC114194477 gene encoding leishmanolysin-like: MESMVRCYSSCALFGFRCNLRFAVVVFEIILILAWLEVYNAKLPEHRFHGGGLEGRSENIASHSCIHDQILEQRKRPGRKVYSVTPQVYKPGLSKHLQLKGRALLGISTSSELLGIEKQPIRIYLNYDAVGHSPDRDCQKIGDIVKLGEPAITSLPGLPSCNPLADPPVFGDCWYNCTSEDISGEDKKRRLRKALGQTADWFRRVLSVEPVKGNLRLSGYSACGQDGGVQLPHAYVEEGVSDADLVLLVTTRPTTGNTLAWAVACERDQWGRAIAGHVNVAPRHLTAEAETLLSATLIHEVMHVLGFDPHAFAHFRDERKRRLDKVTEQVMDEKIGRMVTRVVLPRVVMHSRHHYAAFSGNFTGLELEDGGGRGTSGSHWEKRLLMNEIMTGSVDTRSVVSKMTLALLEDSGWYKANYSMADQLDWGRNQGTEFVTSPCNLWKGAYHCNTTQFSGCTYNREAEGYCPILTYSGDLPQSARYFPQANKGGQSSLADYCTYFVAYSDGSCTDTSSARAPDSMLGEVRGSNSRCMASSLVRTGFVRGSLTQGNGCYQHRCINNSLEVAVDGVWKVCPRAGGPIQFPGFNGELICPAYHELCNTDPVVVSGQCPSACNFNGDCVDGRCHCFLGFHGHDCSGRYCPSNCTGKGVCLTSGICECKTGYTGIDCSTAVCDEQCSLHGGVCDNGVCEFRCSDYAGYTCQNSSRLISSLSICRNVLGNDISGQHCAPSEPSIQQQLEEVVVMPNYHRLFPGGARKLFNIFGSTYCDEAAKRLACWISIQKCEKDGDNRLRVCHSACQAYNLACGASLDCGDQTLFSSEGERQGQCTGSGEMKLSWFNRLRNSFSLRNSSSKVISVRYRQL, from the exons ATGGAGTCCATGGTTCGGTGCTATAGTTCGTGCGCGTTATTCGGATTTCGTTGCAACCTTCGATTCGCCGTTGTTGTTTTTGAG ATTATATTGATATTGGCATGGTTGGAAGTCTATAATGCAAAGCTCCCAGAACACCGATTTCATGGGGGAGGTTTGGAGGGGAGGAGTGAGAACATTGCCTCACACTCTTGCATACATGACCAGATACTTGAACAGAGAAAGCGACCTGGTCGAAAGGTGTATTCCGTTACCCCACAGGTTTACAAGCCCGGTCTTTCGAAACACCTCCAGCTTAAAGGTAGAGCGTTGCTTGGTATATCAACATCATCAGAGCTTCTAGGGATTGAAAAGCAACCTATTAGGATATATCTAAATTATGATGCAGTTGGTCACTCCCCTGACAGGGATTGCCAAAAGATTGGTGATATTGTGAAG CTTGGGGAGCCTGCCATAACTTCTCTTCCTGGTTTGCCTTCCTGTAATCCTCTTGCTGATCCTCCTGTCTTTGGTGATTGTTGGTATAACTGCACTTCTGAAGATATCTCAGGAGAGGACAAAAAACGTCGCCTTCGTAAG GCATTAGGTCAGACAGCTGACTGGTTTCGAAGGGTATTGTCTGTGGAGCCTGTGAAGGGGAACCTGCGGTTAAGTGGATACTCTGCATGTGGACAAGATGGAGGTGTGCAGCTCCCTCATGCATATGTGGAAG AGGGAGTCTCTGATGCCGACTTGGTTCTCTTGGTGACTACAAGACCTACTACCGGGAATACACTTGCTTGGGCTGTGGCATGTGAACGGGACCAATGGGGTCGTGCTATAGCTG GACATGTTAATGTTGCTCCACGTCATTTGACTGCTGAGGCGGAGACTTTGCTATCAGCTACTTTGATACATGAG GTTATGCATGTTCTTGGTTTTGATCCACATGCCTTTGCTCATTTTAGAGATGAAAGGAAAAGACGCCTTGACAAG GTAACTGAACAAGTTATGGATGAAAAGATTGGGCGGATGGTAACACGAGTGGTGCTTCCACGTGTTGTTATGCACTCCCGGCATCATTATGCG GCATTTTCAGGAAATTTTACTGGCTTAGAGCTGGAAGATGGTGGAGGACGTGGCACATCAG GGTCTCACTGGGAAAAGAGGCTTCTGATGAATGAGATCATGACTGGTTCTGTGGATACAAGATCTGTAGTTTCAAAAATGACTCTAGCCCTATTAGAAGACAGTGGATGGTACAAAGCCAATTATAGCATGGCAGACCAACTTGATTGGGGTCGGAACCAGGGTACTGAGTTTGTTACCTCCCCTTGCAATCTATGGAAAGGGGCCTATCATTGCAACACAACACAATTCTCAGGTTGTACGTATAACAGAGAGGCAGAGGGTTACTGCCCAATTCTAACCTACAGCGGAGATCTTCCTCAGTCGGCTCGGTATTTTCCTCAAGCTAATAAAG GTGGACAATCCTCATTGGCTGATTATTGCACTTATTTTGTTGCATACTCTGACGGATCATGTACAGACACTAGCAGTGCACGGGCACCTGATAGCATGCTAGGTGAAGTTCGAGGAAGTAACTCCAG GTGCATGGCCTCATCGTTGGTGCGCACAGGATTTGTAAGGGGTTCTCTGACCCAGGGAAATGGCTGTTATCAGCACAGGTGTATCAACAATTCTCTAGAG GTTGCTGTGGATGGTGTCTGGAAAGTGTGTCCTCGGGCTGGTGGACCCATTCAGTTCCCTGGTTTTAATG GTGAATTAATCTGCCCTGCATATCATGAGCTCTGTAACACGGATCCTGTGGTTGTCTCTGGGCAATGTCCCAGTGCATGTAATTTCAATGGAGATTGTGTTGATGGAAGGTGTCACTGCTTTCTTGGATTTCATGGTCATGATTGCAGTGGAC GTTACTGTCCCAGCAATTGCACTGGCAAGGGGGTGTGCCTCACCAGTGGAATATGTGAATGTAAAACTGGCTATACTGGCATTGACTGTTCCACTG CTGTTTGCGATGAGCAGTGCAGTCTTCATGGTGGAGTTTGTGATAATGGAGTTTGTGAATTCCGTTGTTCTGACTATGCGGGATATACTTGCCAGAACAGCTCCAGGCTCATCTCCAGTCTTTCAATTTGCAGAAATGTGCTGGGAAATGATATTTCCGGACAACATTGTGCACCCAGTGAACCTAGCATACAACAGCAGCTAGAAGAAGTGGTTGTGATGCCCAACTACCATAGATTATTCCCTGGTGGTGCTAGGAaactatttaatatatttggcAGTACGTACTGTGATGAGGCAGCCAAAAGGCTTGCCTGTTGG ATCTCAATCCAGAAGTGTGAGAAGGATGGAGACAACAGGCTACGAGTATGTCATTCCGCATGTCAGGCTTACAATCTAGCATGTGGAGCTTCACTGGACTGCGGTGACCAAACCCTTTTCAGCAGCGAGGGGGAGAGGCAGGGTCAGTGCACTGGCTCTGGTGAGATGAAATTGTCATGGTTTAATCGACTAAGAAATAGTTTTTCTTTGAGAAATAGTTCCTCAAAAGTGATATCTGTAAGATATAGGCAGCTTTAG
- the LOC114194478 gene encoding pathogenesis-related protein 5-like, producing the protein MKVMGLNPNSKDFTLACFLLSLLGNVASATVFTLQNRCSYTVWPGTLTGNGVATLGDGGFPLEPGTEVQLTAPSGWSGRLWARTGCSFDGSGIGTCTTGDCAGGLRCTGGGIPPATLAEFTVGFASNGNKDFYDVSLVDGYNVGIGILATRGTGDCQYAGCAADLNAVCPEELQVRDGGGAVVACKSACAAFNTSVFCCTGEHATPQTCSATHYSEIFKNACPTAYSYAYDDASSTRTCSGSDYVIAFCP; encoded by the exons ATGAAAGTGATGGGCCTAAACCCAAACTCAAAAGACTTTACACTTGCCTGCTTCCTCCTCTCCTTGTTAG gcAATGTAGCATCTGCCACAGTGTTTACCCTCCAAAACCGTTGCAGTTACACAGTTTGGCCGGGGACACTTACCGGCAACGGCGTCGCCACTCTCGGCGATGGCGGTTTTCCCCTGGAGCCAGGTACGGAGGTTCAGCTCACCGCACCATCAGGCTGGTCCGGGCGGTTGTGGGCCAGGACCGGCTGCAGCTTCGACGGATCCGGCATCGGAACATGCACCACCGGAGACTGCGCAGGTGGACTGCGGTGCACCGGGGGAGGCATTCCACCAGCGACTCTGGCGGAGTTCACCGTCGGATTCGCCAGTAACGGCAACAAGGACTTCTACGACGTAAGTCTCGTGGACGGTTACAATGTTGGCATCGGCATCCTGGCTACCAGAGGAACCGGTGACTGCCAGTACGCGGGGTGCGCGGCGGACTTGAACGCCGTGTGTCCGGAGGAATTGCAAGTGAGAGACGGCGGCGGCGCGGTGGTTGCGTGTAAAAGCGCGTGCGCCGCGTTTAACACGTCGGTGTTTTGCTGCACCGGTGAGCACGCAACGCCGCAAACGTGTTCGGCGACACATTATTCGGAGATTTTCAAGAATGCGTGTCCAACAGCGTACAGTTACGCTTACGATGATGCTTCCAGCACTCGCACCTGTTCTGGATCTGATTATGTTATCGCCTTTTGCCCTTAA
- the LOC114195355 gene encoding pathogenesis-related protein 5 produces MSLLLHLLLFLFLGNVASATVFSLENHCSYTVWPGTLSGNGAGILGSGGFALPPGSSVQLTAPSGWSGRFWARTGCSFDDSGAGKCATGDCAGGLKCTGGGVPPVTLVEFTTGSSGNGNKDFYDVSLVDGYNVGMGVRATGGTGDCKYAGCVADLNGACPAELQVRDGGGAVVACKSACAAFNTAEFCCTGEHGSPQTCSPTHYSEIFKSACPTAYSYAYDDASSTFTCSQSDYVITFCSMGSSS; encoded by the exons ATGTCTCTTCTCCTCCACCTtctcctttttctcttcttag GTAATGTAGCATCTGCCACAGTATTTTCTCTAGAGAATCATTGCAGTTACACAGTTTGGCCGGGGACACTTTCCGGCAACGGCGCCGGCATTCTCGGTTCTGGGGGTTTCGCCCTGCCGCCGGGTTCGTCGGTCCAGCTCACGGCGCCTTCCGGCTGGTCCGGCCGCTTCTGGGCCCGGACCGGCTGCTCATTTGACGACTCCGGCGCCGGGAAATGCGCCACCGGAGACTGTGCCGGAGGACTAAAATGCACCGGCGGAGGAGTCCCGCCGGTGACGCTGGTGGAGTTCACGACCGGAAGCTCCGGCAACGGCAACAAGGACTTCTACGACGTGAGTCTGGTGGACGGTTACAACGTGGGAATGGGAGTGAGGGCTACCGGGGGAACCGGTGACTGCAAGTACGCGGGGTGCGTGGCGGACCTGAACGGCGCGTGTCCGGCGGAGCTTCAGGTTAGAGACGGCGGCGGCGCGGTGGTGGCGTGCAAGAGCGCGTGCGCGGCGTTTAACACGGCGGAATTTTGCTGCACCGGCGAGCACGGGTCGCCGCAAACGTGTTCGCCGACACATTATTCGGAGATTTTCAAGAGCGCGTGTCCAACAGCTTACAGTTACGCATACGATGATGCTTCCAGCACTTTCACATGTTCACAATCTGATTACGTTATTACTTTCTGTTCAATGGGATCATCATCTTAA